A part of Pseudoalteromonas arctica A 37-1-2 genomic DNA contains:
- a CDS encoding bifunctional protein-serine/threonine kinase/phosphatase produces the protein MFDETHHAKALKNELNVSFGGHSAKGLKAENQDAFAALNTKAQEKESKGVIACLADGCSSAKNAKQASQLSVTHFINEYLNTPESWAVKKSVSKVLASLNQWLYSQSVNYNHLGQRQADWMTTFTALILKSATGYIFHLGDTRITRLRENKIEAITRDHKVNDTLTRALGAQLHQEIDVYEVDLKADDIYILTCDGVHDVLPNSDIAKLINEHVNLDHTNLENAAKAITELALARGSDDNVSCLLVKVENIAEQKLDELYHSLTRRKIPPALNVGQKIDDYTVIRKLHASSRSHIYLVQQAPDIPPVVLKAPSVNFEDDVHYLQGFIREGWVGQRINHLNVMKVLSTQSQSRFLYHICEYMDGQTLSDWKHDVPHPEITQVRSIIEQIVHSLRAFQRLDMVHRDLKLDNVMIDAHGKVTLIDYGTVSVAAMDESVKQIADDCPQGTADYTAPETLITMHADFKSDLFSLGVIAYELLCSKLPYKPLPLNHVAPKDYSHWHYTSIRKYRADIPFWLDQALMKALAPKPELRYQAFSEFINDINKPNPYLESTANKSSIMKRDPVMVWKCISLCLFIALVCVLIIKT, from the coding sequence ATGTTTGATGAAACACACCACGCTAAAGCGCTAAAAAATGAACTCAACGTTTCATTTGGCGGGCACAGTGCTAAAGGGTTAAAAGCAGAAAACCAAGATGCGTTTGCAGCTCTTAATACCAAAGCGCAAGAAAAAGAGTCCAAAGGCGTTATTGCCTGCTTAGCCGATGGGTGTTCATCAGCAAAAAATGCTAAACAAGCGTCTCAACTTTCGGTTACTCATTTTATAAATGAGTATTTAAATACCCCCGAAAGTTGGGCGGTTAAAAAGTCAGTGTCGAAGGTGTTAGCAAGTTTAAATCAGTGGCTTTATTCGCAATCGGTTAATTACAATCACCTTGGTCAGCGCCAAGCCGATTGGATGACCACTTTTACAGCACTTATTTTAAAGTCGGCAACGGGTTATATATTTCACTTAGGTGATACGCGTATTACCCGCTTGCGAGAAAATAAAATAGAGGCAATAACACGGGATCACAAAGTAAACGATACGCTAACGCGTGCACTTGGCGCACAACTTCATCAAGAAATAGATGTTTATGAAGTAGACCTTAAAGCAGACGATATTTATATATTAACCTGTGATGGCGTACACGATGTGCTCCCAAACAGCGATATAGCTAAATTAATTAATGAACACGTTAATTTAGATCACACTAATTTAGAAAATGCAGCTAAAGCAATTACCGAACTTGCATTAGCGCGAGGTAGTGACGACAACGTAAGTTGTTTGCTTGTAAAAGTAGAAAATATTGCCGAGCAAAAGTTAGATGAGCTTTATCATTCGCTAACACGACGAAAAATTCCACCTGCGCTTAATGTTGGACAAAAAATTGATGACTACACGGTTATTCGTAAATTGCATGCCAGTAGTCGCTCGCATATTTATTTAGTGCAACAAGCGCCCGATATACCGCCAGTGGTTTTAAAAGCACCTTCGGTTAATTTTGAAGACGATGTGCACTACCTTCAAGGCTTTATAAGAGAAGGTTGGGTAGGGCAACGTATAAACCATTTAAACGTGATGAAAGTACTGAGTACGCAATCGCAAAGTCGTTTTTTGTATCATATTTGTGAGTACATGGACGGGCAAACACTCAGTGATTGGAAGCACGACGTGCCGCACCCAGAAATAACTCAAGTACGCAGTATTATTGAACAAATAGTACATTCACTAAGGGCGTTTCAGCGACTCGATATGGTACATCGCGATTTAAAACTCGATAATGTAATGATAGATGCGCACGGAAAAGTAACGCTAATAGATTACGGCACAGTAAGTGTTGCAGCTATGGACGAGTCGGTTAAACAAATTGCGGATGATTGCCCACAAGGTACTGCCGACTACACCGCACCTGAAACACTTATTACTATGCACGCCGACTTTAAAAGTGATTTGTTTTCACTTGGCGTTATTGCATACGAGTTATTGTGCTCAAAATTGCCTTACAAACCACTGCCACTTAACCACGTAGCGCCAAAAGATTACAGCCATTGGCATTACACAAGTATTCGTAAATACAGAGCCGATATTCCGTTTTGGTTAGATCAAGCCCTTATGAAAGCGCTTGCCCCTAAACCAGAGCTCAGATACCAAGCTTTTTCTGAGTTTATAAACGATATCAACAAACCTAATCCTTATTTAGAAAGTACCGCTAATAAAAGTTCAATAATGAAACGCGATCCAGTTATGGTGTGGAAATGTATTTCGCTGTGTTTATTTATTGCTTTGGTATGTGTATTAATAATTAAAACGTAG
- a CDS encoding alginate export family protein has translation MLNDKNNLPIIFILGCFAAPSISQASQTDLDFRLRFESVDQNNALKDASGLTLRTRLTHQTDEVNGFSALIEVEDTRSLLGVDDYNNTVGKNTNYSVIADPENTEIDQGFVKYARDGLSLKVGRQVIALDGQRFVGHVGWRQDRQTFDAATINYAFNNIDLQYSYLNKRNRIFADDKDIKSSDHLINASFKTDYGKVVLYSYLLSDDALQDDSLDTYGVSFNGNKTLNDIKFYYKAEYATQSASTSVSDFDADYYALEGAVDLNGLGIKTVTLKVGIESLGSDNGDYGFATPLATLHKYNGWADTFLNTPAQGLDDTYISLNGKAFDGKWLVAYHSFDANEQSNGVDDLGTELNVQYVKPINKQYAVGVKYADYSAGDTAANKVDTQKLWVWMSAKF, from the coding sequence ATGCTTAACGATAAGAACAACTTACCTATTATTTTCATACTGGGTTGCTTCGCTGCGCCTTCAATAAGCCAAGCTTCGCAAACTGATCTTGATTTTAGACTGCGTTTTGAAAGCGTTGATCAAAACAATGCCTTAAAAGATGCAAGCGGCTTAACACTTAGAACCCGCTTAACGCATCAAACAGATGAGGTGAATGGTTTTTCAGCCCTTATTGAAGTAGAAGACACTCGCAGCCTATTGGGCGTAGATGATTACAACAATACGGTGGGGAAAAATACTAATTACTCTGTTATTGCCGACCCAGAAAACACTGAGATAGACCAAGGTTTTGTTAAATATGCCCGCGATGGTCTATCGCTAAAAGTAGGGCGCCAAGTAATAGCCCTTGATGGGCAGCGTTTTGTTGGGCACGTAGGTTGGCGCCAAGACAGGCAAACCTTTGATGCAGCAACCATTAATTACGCATTTAATAACATAGATTTACAATACAGTTATTTAAACAAGCGTAACCGCATATTTGCTGACGATAAAGATATTAAATCGTCCGATCATCTAATTAATGCAAGCTTTAAAACAGACTACGGTAAAGTGGTTTTATACAGTTACTTATTAAGTGACGATGCACTACAAGACGACAGTTTAGACACTTATGGCGTCTCTTTTAACGGTAATAAAACCCTAAACGACATAAAATTTTATTACAAAGCGGAGTATGCAACGCAGTCTGCGTCAACAAGCGTGAGTGATTTTGATGCCGATTACTATGCACTTGAAGGCGCTGTTGATTTAAATGGTTTGGGTATAAAAACAGTAACATTAAAAGTTGGCATAGAGTCACTTGGCTCTGATAATGGCGATTACGGGTTTGCAACACCACTTGCCACGTTACATAAATATAATGGTTGGGCAGATACGTTTTTAAATACACCCGCACAAGGCTTGGACGACACTTACATAAGCTTAAATGGTAAAGCGTTTGACGGAAAATGGCTGGTGGCTTATCACAGTTTTGATGCTAATGAGCAATCAAATGGGGTTGACGATTTGGGTACTGAACTAAACGTACAATACGTTAAACCTATTAATAAACAATACGCAGTGGGTGTTAAATACGCTGATTACTCAGCGGGCGATACCGCTGCTAATAAAGTCGATACTCAAAAATTGTGGGTATGGATGAGCGCTAAATTTTAA
- a CDS encoding FAD-dependent oxidoreductase: protein MLSKQRVVVVGNGMVGHHFVQQLVSQNQADEQFEITVLSGEDRLAYDRVQLSSFFKGKTADDLALTCNKTYDDWQVRFHTHSKVVDINRDAQTVTTAKGESFEYDKLVLATGSFPFVPPIPGKDREHCLVYRTINDLHAIKNSAHGSKVGVVIGGGLLGLEAANALKQLGLQTHVIEFAPQLMGVQVDAGGGRLLKNKITDLGVTVHTSVATEEIVEGESCRYKMCFKGGKTLETDMIVFSAGIRPYDNLAREFNLELGERGGIVINNYCQTSDKNIYAIGECALWNNFIFGLVAPGYAMAKIAVGHILQDTQQGTLQSTGLDNKADEFSGADMSTKLKLMGVEVGSIGDAHARSEGAISYYFEDQPNGIYKKIVTNSQSNKLIGAVLVGDTSDYDNLLQYHLNDIELTTAPEALIMPLAGEIAELSADDLPDDAIICACHKVTKHTIEQTVAKGFIDLAGMQQSTKASTGCGGCEKLVQNVINSALAKASNTINVVTLNEPVKQPA from the coding sequence ATGCTAAGCAAGCAGCGTGTTGTAGTGGTAGGAAACGGAATGGTGGGGCACCATTTTGTGCAGCAGCTGGTTTCTCAAAATCAAGCTGATGAGCAATTTGAAATTACCGTACTTAGCGGTGAAGACCGTTTAGCGTATGACCGCGTGCAACTATCCTCTTTTTTTAAAGGCAAAACCGCAGACGACCTCGCACTTACATGCAATAAAACCTATGACGATTGGCAAGTACGCTTTCATACTCATTCTAAAGTGGTTGACATAAATCGTGATGCGCAAACTGTAACGACCGCTAAAGGGGAGTCGTTTGAATACGACAAGCTTGTGCTTGCTACAGGTTCATTTCCATTTGTACCTCCTATACCGGGTAAAGATCGTGAGCATTGCCTTGTTTATCGAACCATTAACGATTTACACGCAATAAAAAACTCAGCCCACGGTAGTAAAGTAGGCGTGGTAATTGGTGGCGGTTTACTGGGTCTTGAGGCTGCAAACGCATTAAAGCAATTGGGTTTACAGACTCACGTAATAGAATTTGCACCGCAACTTATGGGCGTACAAGTTGATGCGGGTGGCGGTCGGTTACTAAAAAACAAAATTACAGATTTGGGCGTTACTGTGCATACATCGGTAGCAACTGAGGAAATAGTAGAAGGTGAAAGTTGCCGTTATAAAATGTGTTTTAAAGGCGGCAAAACCCTTGAAACCGACATGATTGTATTTTCGGCGGGTATTCGCCCTTATGATAATTTAGCCCGCGAGTTTAATTTAGAGTTAGGTGAGCGCGGCGGTATTGTAATTAATAATTACTGCCAAACGAGCGATAAAAACATATACGCTATTGGCGAATGTGCACTATGGAATAACTTTATTTTTGGCTTAGTAGCACCAGGTTACGCCATGGCTAAAATAGCAGTTGGGCATATTTTACAAGATACGCAGCAAGGTACTTTGCAAAGTACTGGCTTAGACAATAAAGCCGATGAATTTAGTGGTGCCGATATGAGCACCAAGCTTAAATTAATGGGTGTTGAAGTAGGCTCTATTGGCGATGCACATGCACGCAGCGAAGGTGCAATAAGCTATTATTTTGAGGATCAACCCAATGGTATTTATAAAAAAATAGTCACCAATTCACAAAGTAATAAGCTGATTGGCGCGGTACTTGTTGGCGATACCAGTGATTACGATAATTTACTGCAATATCATTTAAACGACATTGAACTTACCACCGCACCCGAAGCGCTCATTATGCCCCTTGCCGGCGAAATAGCAGAGCTAAGCGCCGACGACTTGCCTGATGACGCCATTATTTGCGCTTGTCATAAAGTAACTAAACACACCATTGAACAAACAGTCGCTAAAGGCTTTATAGATTTGGCAGGTATGCAGCAAAGCACTAAAGCCAGTACAGGTTGTGGAGGTTGTGAAAAACTCGTTCAAAACGTAATAAACAGCGCACTCGCTAAAGCAAGTAACACTATTAACGTAGTTACCCTTAATGAGCCTGTAAAACAGCCCGCATAA
- a CDS encoding nitrate reductase has product MATANTSPTINKTSLKQTTCAYCGVGCGVDISLFNNVPTKLEGMREHPANFGRLCVKGTHLLDTTGSDNRLTTPLINNQSVTWDEATDHVANKFNDIIQKHGPDAVAFYVSGQLLTEDYYIANKLMKGYIGSGNIDTNSRLCMSSAVAGYKRAFGEDVVPCTYEDLEQTELLILIGSNAAWTHPVLYQRMERAKQLNPNMKVVVIDPRKTDTAELADTFLNIKPGSDAALYNGLLNYLNEHNHLDTQFIAQHTNGFESALQEAQKWSCEAVSDFCDIAIEQVTEFYALFANSPSAISFYSMGINQSSSGVDKCNAIINAHLASGKLLKPGNGPFSITGQPNAMGGREVGGLANQLAAHLDIENEAHQSLVQRFWLSPTIATKAGSNAIDMFDEIAAGKIKAVWIMATNPMVSLPNNAAIKKALETCELVVVSDCIAKSDTLKFADVAFPSTGWGEKNGTVTNSERRISRQRTLVAPYSGAKNDWQIMCDVAKKMGFEGFDFTDPSGIFEEWAQLTDFENNGSRLLNLSGLVGLTQNQYDNLKPIMWPVVKNQPYKNGQVFTNNQFSTADKKARFIPITPQLPVQKTSNDYPFVMNSGRIRDQWHTMSRTGKSTALSSHITRPYIEINPLDASKLAIKQNDLISAIALTGQVTAHAKVTDAVRKGECFMPIHWNKQFASSATVSELYQSVVDPLSGQAECKHGAVNIVKAPFGQYMQLFAKNELVINSDFWLKVNASNCFNYQLALNEPQSDLLYYCQTLTGLQGQWSAMNTAKAMHVQCIQNDQLTFVGVISNEQKEISLEWINHLFAEPLLTFTQLQSLLYATPDEEFTQGVQVCSCFKVREQPIINAIKNGANTVEQLGSELKCGTNCGSCKTQLSQLIKQHYKAGSSSIDVAVVM; this is encoded by the coding sequence ATGGCAACCGCAAACACGTCACCAACTATAAATAAAACGAGTTTAAAACAAACAACATGTGCTTACTGTGGTGTAGGGTGCGGTGTTGATATTTCACTTTTTAATAATGTGCCAACCAAGCTTGAAGGCATGCGTGAGCACCCCGCAAACTTTGGTCGTTTATGTGTAAAAGGCACCCATTTGCTCGACACCACAGGCAGTGATAACCGCTTAACGACGCCTCTTATTAATAACCAATCCGTTACGTGGGATGAAGCAACCGACCACGTTGCCAATAAATTTAACGACATAATACAAAAGCACGGACCCGATGCGGTGGCTTTTTATGTATCGGGGCAGTTACTTACTGAAGATTACTACATCGCTAATAAATTAATGAAAGGCTACATAGGCTCAGGCAATATTGATACAAATTCGCGCCTGTGTATGTCGTCTGCTGTGGCAGGTTATAAACGGGCTTTTGGTGAAGACGTAGTGCCGTGTACTTACGAGGATTTAGAGCAAACTGAGCTACTTATTTTAATTGGCTCTAATGCCGCATGGACTCACCCGGTTTTGTATCAGCGAATGGAGCGTGCAAAGCAGCTTAACCCAAATATGAAAGTGGTGGTTATTGATCCGCGAAAAACTGACACTGCTGAGCTTGCCGACACATTTTTAAATATAAAACCAGGCAGTGACGCCGCACTTTATAACGGCTTACTTAATTATTTAAATGAGCATAACCACCTCGATACGCAATTTATTGCTCAGCACACAAACGGCTTTGAAAGCGCACTGCAGGAGGCACAAAAATGGAGTTGCGAGGCAGTTAGCGACTTTTGCGATATAGCAATTGAGCAAGTCACTGAGTTTTACGCGCTATTTGCTAACAGCCCAAGTGCGATTAGCTTTTATTCAATGGGTATAAATCAATCAAGTTCGGGTGTAGATAAATGCAACGCCATTATTAATGCACATTTAGCCTCAGGTAAATTACTTAAACCAGGCAACGGTCCGTTTTCGATTACGGGGCAACCCAATGCGATGGGCGGGCGCGAAGTAGGTGGTTTGGCTAATCAGTTAGCGGCGCATTTAGATATTGAAAACGAAGCACATCAATCACTTGTACAACGCTTTTGGCTCTCGCCAACTATCGCTACAAAAGCAGGCAGCAATGCCATCGATATGTTTGATGAAATAGCCGCAGGCAAAATAAAAGCAGTGTGGATAATGGCAACAAATCCAATGGTGAGTTTGCCCAATAACGCCGCTATTAAAAAAGCATTAGAGACCTGCGAGCTGGTGGTTGTATCTGACTGTATTGCAAAAAGTGATACGTTAAAATTTGCCGATGTTGCTTTTCCATCAACCGGATGGGGTGAAAAAAATGGCACAGTAACTAACTCAGAGCGCAGAATATCAAGGCAACGCACGTTAGTAGCGCCTTATTCGGGAGCTAAAAACGATTGGCAAATTATGTGCGATGTTGCTAAAAAAATGGGCTTTGAAGGGTTTGATTTTACAGACCCAAGTGGCATTTTTGAAGAATGGGCACAATTAACCGACTTTGAAAATAACGGCAGCCGATTATTAAACCTCTCTGGTTTAGTTGGGCTCACACAAAATCAGTATGATAATTTAAAACCCATTATGTGGCCTGTTGTTAAAAACCAGCCTTATAAAAACGGTCAGGTTTTTACAAATAACCAATTTAGCACCGCTGATAAAAAAGCGCGTTTTATACCTATAACGCCGCAATTACCGGTGCAAAAAACATCAAATGATTATCCGTTTGTAATGAACTCAGGGCGTATACGCGACCAATGGCATACCATGAGCCGCACGGGTAAAAGCACTGCGCTTTCATCGCATATTACACGCCCGTATATTGAAATTAATCCGCTTGATGCCAGTAAATTAGCAATTAAACAAAACGATTTAATAAGTGCAATTGCCCTAACTGGGCAGGTTACCGCGCATGCAAAAGTAACCGATGCCGTGCGCAAAGGTGAATGCTTTATGCCTATTCATTGGAATAAGCAATTTGCGTCATCAGCAACAGTAAGCGAGTTGTATCAATCGGTAGTTGACCCTCTATCTGGTCAGGCTGAGTGCAAACACGGCGCTGTTAATATAGTTAAAGCACCCTTTGGGCAATATATGCAGCTGTTTGCTAAAAACGAACTTGTTATAAACAGTGATTTTTGGCTCAAAGTTAATGCTAGTAATTGCTTTAATTACCAATTGGCGCTTAATGAGCCACAAAGTGATTTACTGTATTACTGCCAAACCTTAACTGGTTTACAAGGGCAGTGGTCGGCTATGAATACGGCAAAAGCCATGCATGTGCAGTGTATTCAAAACGATCAATTAACGTTTGTTGGTGTTATTTCTAATGAGCAAAAAGAAATATCACTTGAGTGGATAAACCATTTATTCGCAGAGCCATTACTGACTTTTACCCAATTACAGTCTTTGCTTTATGCAACCCCCGATGAAGAATTTACTCAAGGCGTGCAAGTGTGTAGCTGCTTTAAAGTAAGAGAGCAGCCGATTATAAACGCCATTAAAAACGGTGCAAACACAGTCGAGCAATTGGGGTCTGAACTTAAATGTGGGACGAATTGCGGTTCGTGTAAAACACAATTAAGCCAATTAATAAAACAACATTACAAAGCAGGTTCTAGCAGCATTGATGTTGCGGTTGTAATGTAA
- the moaA gene encoding GTP 3',8-cyclase MoaA codes for MLNDQFGRQFNYLRLSITDVCNFSCSYCLPNGYQCDTPRNFLNKNEISTLVNAFAELGTKKVRITGGEPCLRNDVTDIVKLCKNTPGIEKVAITTNGFNLLKKIDEFAEAGLDALNVSIDSLNPSMFKLITGHDKLNLILKGIERAVELGIKDIKINAVLAKQFNKNQLKDFLAWVKHHKVTVRFIELMETGDGATFFEENHLSGQTVKAQLLDQGWLQVVRGKLNGPAEEFCHPDYDGRIGLIMPYSKDFCKSCNRLRVSALGKLHLCLFAEQGIDLRELLNEDDTAATVKAIQAAMGNKEISHELDKRLTGATTHLAMLGG; via the coding sequence ATGCTTAATGATCAATTTGGTCGGCAGTTTAACTATTTGCGCCTCTCAATAACCGATGTATGTAATTTTAGTTGTAGTTATTGTTTACCAAACGGGTATCAGTGCGATACACCGCGTAATTTTTTAAATAAAAACGAAATTAGCACGTTAGTAAATGCGTTTGCAGAGCTTGGTACTAAAAAAGTGCGTATTACAGGTGGCGAACCATGCTTGCGAAACGACGTAACCGATATTGTAAAGCTTTGTAAAAACACGCCCGGCATAGAAAAAGTAGCTATTACTACAAACGGATTTAATTTATTAAAGAAAATTGATGAATTTGCTGAAGCAGGGCTTGATGCGCTTAATGTCAGTATTGATAGTTTAAATCCGAGTATGTTTAAACTCATAACAGGGCACGACAAACTTAACCTTATTTTAAAAGGGATTGAACGCGCGGTAGAGCTGGGCATAAAAGATATAAAAATAAATGCGGTGCTTGCCAAGCAGTTTAATAAAAACCAGTTGAAGGATTTTTTAGCGTGGGTAAAGCATCACAAAGTTACAGTTCGCTTTATAGAACTAATGGAAACAGGTGACGGCGCAACATTTTTTGAAGAAAACCACTTAAGTGGGCAAACCGTTAAAGCACAATTACTCGACCAAGGCTGGTTACAAGTAGTTAGGGGGAAACTAAACGGACCCGCTGAGGAATTTTGTCATCCTGATTACGATGGTCGTATTGGTTTAATAATGCCGTACAGTAAAGACTTTTGTAAAAGTTGTAATCGCTTAAGGGTGTCGGCGCTGGGTAAATTACACTTATGCTTGTTTGCCGAGCAAGGTATAGATTTACGCGAACTACTCAACGAGGATGATACTGCAGCGACCGTAAAGGCAATTCAAGCTGCTATGGGCAATAAAGAAATAAGTCATGAGCTAGATAAACGCTTAACAGGTGCGACAACTCACTTAGCCATGTTAGGTGGCTAA
- a CDS encoding molybdenum cofactor guanylyltransferase codes for MKVKRDFTGVVLAGGKSSRMGTDKADLVLKNKTLLHNACDLLKDAGAKNILISRNVTNPIKSLNHYSPSDYPSEKYVKDIYPNSGPLGGIYSTLIATEHDLLITAVDMPLLTSSLLSTIVLASQTNNVQSVSNQLNQSQIHAWHFENEPLPLYIRNTSSVKNHLKHILTNANSHKSIKQFTQSIGVQTLLCNKAHALINTNTPAQFKAVNEHFDLSINLLRRTL; via the coding sequence ATGAAAGTTAAGCGAGATTTTACAGGCGTTGTGCTTGCTGGTGGTAAGTCATCAAGAATGGGCACAGACAAAGCCGATTTAGTTTTAAAAAATAAAACGCTATTGCACAATGCGTGTGATTTATTAAAAGACGCAGGCGCTAAAAACATACTAATAAGCCGCAACGTTACAAATCCAATCAAATCATTGAACCATTATTCACCGAGCGATTATCCCTCAGAAAAGTACGTTAAAGATATATACCCAAACAGTGGGCCCCTTGGCGGAATTTACTCAACATTAATAGCCACTGAGCACGATTTACTTATTACTGCGGTAGATATGCCTCTACTTACGAGTAGTTTGTTAAGCACAATAGTGCTGGCTTCTCAGACAAATAACGTACAAAGTGTGAGCAATCAATTAAATCAGTCACAAATACATGCTTGGCACTTTGAAAATGAACCGCTACCGCTGTATATTCGTAATACAAGCAGTGTAAAAAATCATTTAAAACACATACTCACAAACGCAAACAGTCATAAATCAATAAAACAGTTTACCCAAAGCATTGGTGTGCAAACGCTTTTATGTAATAAAGCGCATGCATTAATAAACACCAATACACCGGCGCAATTTAAAGCTGTAAATGAGCATTTTGACCTAAGCATTAACCTATTGAGAAGAACATTATGA
- the moaB gene encoding molybdenum cofactor biosynthesis protein B has product MSHTSDTQIPLNIAVLTVSDTRDAITDTSGHYLIKALTEAGHHLADKEIVKDDVYQMRAIASQWIADDTIHAILVTGGTGFTERDSTPEAFAPLFDKSVDGFGELFRHISYGEIGNSTIQSRALAGLANNTVIFCMPGSTGACKTAWTGIIKDQLNSMHKPCNFVPHITIGKKCESREQ; this is encoded by the coding sequence ATGAGCCACACAAGCGATACACAAATACCTTTAAACATTGCCGTACTTACAGTAAGCGACACGCGCGATGCGATTACCGATACTTCTGGTCATTACTTAATTAAAGCGCTAACTGAGGCGGGTCATCACTTAGCGGATAAAGAAATTGTAAAAGATGATGTTTACCAAATGCGCGCTATTGCATCGCAGTGGATAGCCGATGACACCATTCACGCTATTTTAGTGACTGGTGGTACAGGATTTACCGAACGTGATTCAACACCTGAGGCATTTGCGCCGCTGTTTGATAAAAGCGTAGACGGCTTTGGTGAGCTATTTAGACATATATCGTACGGTGAAATTGGTAACTCAACTATTCAATCTCGTGCACTTGCAGGACTTGCTAACAACACCGTTATTTTTTGTATGCCAGGCTCTACAGGCGCATGTAAAACAGCGTGGACAGGCATTATAAAAGATCAACTTAACTCAATGCATAAACCGTGTAACTTTGTACCGCACATTACCATTGGTAAAAAGTGTGAATCGCGTGAGCAATAG
- the moaC gene encoding cyclic pyranopterin monophosphate synthase MoaC: MLSHVDENGQANMVDVSLKDVTLRDASAEAFISMSKLAFEQVMLNQNKKGDVLGVARIAGIQGAKKCADLIPLCHPLALTKVAVDFELDEANSQIKITSYCKLAGKTGVEMEALTAVSVASLTLFDMCKAADPLMEISGMRVTQKAGGKNGSWQRD, translated from the coding sequence ATGTTAAGCCACGTTGACGAAAACGGCCAAGCTAATATGGTTGATGTATCGCTCAAAGACGTAACCCTGCGCGATGCCTCAGCTGAAGCCTTTATTAGCATGAGCAAGCTTGCCTTTGAACAAGTAATGCTTAATCAAAACAAAAAGGGCGATGTGTTAGGCGTGGCACGTATTGCGGGTATTCAAGGCGCTAAAAAGTGCGCTGATTTAATCCCGCTTTGTCATCCGCTTGCACTTACTAAAGTAGCTGTTGATTTTGAACTTGATGAAGCAAACAGCCAAATTAAAATAACCAGCTACTGCAAACTTGCCGGTAAAACTGGCGTAGAAATGGAAGCGCTAACGGCGGTATCTGTGGCTAGCCTTACTTTGTTTGATATGTGTAAAGCAGCCGACCCACTAATGGAAATTAGCGGCATGCGCGTTACTCAAAAAGCTGGGGGCAAAAATGGCAGTTGGCAGCGAGATTAA
- a CDS encoding MoaD/ThiS family protein, whose protein sequence is MAVGSEINPNDAISSAQKVELLFFGQLKERLKCSKLSLEITQPLTISELKLRLVSQYPHWQPWLEERELLAALNQTMSSSDEIVKAGDELAFFPPVTGG, encoded by the coding sequence ATGGCAGTTGGCAGCGAGATTAATCCAAACGATGCTATATCTAGCGCCCAAAAAGTAGAGTTATTGTTTTTTGGGCAACTAAAAGAGCGGTTAAAGTGCAGTAAATTAAGCCTTGAGATTACGCAGCCGCTTACTATTTCAGAACTTAAATTAAGATTAGTTAGCCAATACCCGCACTGGCAACCGTGGCTGGAAGAGCGTGAGCTACTTGCAGCGCTTAACCAAACTATGTCATCAAGTGATGAAATAGTAAAAGCGGGGGATGAGCTTGCCTTTTTCCCGCCGGTTACAGGTGGCTAA
- the moaE gene encoding molybdopterin synthase catalytic subunit MoaE, protein MSIHIQVQTDDFNVGDEHNTLCSNNKSDGAVVTFTGLVREFSSGDNVIALELEHYPGMTEQLLQSIAEQAQTRWQLARICIIHRVGYLALGEQIVFVGVTCRHRQAAFEGAQFIMDYLKNHATFWKKEHFKDSSNWVEFKQSDKKAMGRWQKKP, encoded by the coding sequence ATGAGCATACATATTCAAGTACAAACCGATGATTTTAATGTAGGTGACGAGCACAATACGCTTTGTAGTAATAACAAAAGCGATGGCGCTGTTGTCACCTTTACAGGATTGGTAAGAGAGTTCAGCAGTGGCGATAACGTTATTGCACTTGAGCTTGAACACTATCCTGGTATGACCGAACAACTGCTTCAATCTATAGCAGAGCAAGCACAAACGCGCTGGCAACTGGCGAGAATATGCATTATTCACCGCGTTGGTTACTTAGCACTTGGCGAGCAAATTGTATTTGTAGGCGTAACTTGCCGCCATCGCCAAGCCGCGTTCGAAGGCGCACAATTTATAATGGATTACTTAAAAAACCATGCCACGTTTTGGAAAAAAGAGCACTTTAAAGACTCATCAAATTGGGTTGAGTTTAAACAAAGTGACAAAAAGGCGATGGGTAGGTGGCAAAAGAAGCCATAA